The Candidatus Omnitrophota bacterium nucleotide sequence TTCTATGTCTTCATCGGAAAGCCTGGCGCCTTCGATACGCGTAGAAGCTCCGGTTGAGGTAACCAGAACCGATCTTTTAAGGCGACCTAACACCTGGGGGCTCAACCGTGCACCACTTATCCACTGACCTTTTAATTCCTCTATTTTGGTGATTTTTGACCAGATTTCCGGGGGAAGATTCTCTAATCTTTGATTAAAGGTATTGGGCATAACGACTTTTTTTAAAACTCGTATTTTAACTATATGAGATTATATTAGATTATATACCTTAGGATATATATGTCAATAAAATTTTGCTTTCGGAATCACTGCCAGCCTTAAATGTTCACTAATTAGTGAGCATTGCTATAGTCTCATACGCTTGGGAATTTATAGCATACGTAGACGTCCTATTTGATAACACCCTACATATAGCGGGGTGCTAAAAGTAAGAAGTCTTTTATACCCATTTGGCAGGGTGTAACTAAATAGGACGCCTGCTGATACCTCTGATTATCTCACTCTTGTATTTTTCTAAAGATGCTTCCTATCCATACAGGCGCATAACGAATATCATTCATAAGTGTGCTTTTATCCTTATTAGATAATCGCCTCTTAAGCTTTGCTACGATAACCGAATCTACGTTTATCTGCTTTAAATAGCGTAGGGCCTGAATAACTAACCCGCTTATGCATCCGGCTGTTGCCATATTTTTCGGTGTTGTTCTTTTCAAGACGATCTTCTGCTTTCCAATCTGCACTTTCCGATTAGGACCATCTGTAAAGAAAACAATCTTTGCTGGAACTTGCTCTGTTAAACCTAACAGATTGGCGGCGTATGCACCGGAAAGCTGAATTTTCAAATTATCTCGTCCGACCAATGCTTTCGCAACACGGTTATAATTGGGCGGGAGATCGCCAAAATCCGGATGTTTTATAGGATAATCATATAGACCCCTCATCAGACGACGTATGGTTCCTGATTTTGCTAATCTAAGCAGAGATTGAGCTATCGCTACACGACTTCCTAGGTCATAAAAGAAGCTTGGGGTAAAGACCCAACCCCTCTTGTTGCCATAAATCCTGCTAACTATCATATTCTCAATGC carries:
- a CDS encoding DUF6088 family protein, with translation MAQSIENMIVSRIYGNKRGWVFTPSFFYDLGSRVAIAQSLLRLAKSGTIRRLMRGLYDYPIKHPDFGDLPPNYNRVAKALVGRDNLKIQLSGAYAANLLGLTEQVPAKIVFFTDGPNRKVQIGKQKIVLKRTTPKNMATAGCISGLVIQALRYLKQINVDSVIVAKLKRRLSNKDKSTLMNDIRYAPVWIGSIFRKIQE